The Priestia filamentosa sequence CGATCAGTAATAATGTTTTAGTGTACAACACATTTAGTACCTCAACTATAACAAATCACTTCCAAGCGTCAATCATACATAAGAATGAGTGAAGATTTACCTATAGTATGTGAATTTTCAACCAATAGGAGCACTAATTTCATAAATCTGAGATTTATGTTTGTACAACTTAATAAAGAGAAGAAAAAGTCCTTTATTTTAATTCTTTACTAGGATTAGAGAAAGTTATGTAGAAAAGGATATACTCTTCCTTTTATTTATATTGTAAGTTAGCGCCTTTCGATAAAAGGAATAAACTTCAAATTAGAAGTAGCTCTTATGTCAAAACTTCACTATAATTAACTTTGTTAAACATTAGAGAGGAGTGAGCCTGTGGTTTCAAAAGACTCACAATTAAAGCTTGTTGTAACAGGGCTATTATTAGCTATTTTAATGTCTGCAATGGACAACACTATTGTTGCAACAGCAATGGGGACTATTGTTTCTGATCTTGGTGGATTAGATAAATTTGTGTGGGTGACCTCTGCATATATGGTGACTGTAATGGCTGGGATGCCTATTTTTGGTAAGTTATCTGATATGTACGGTCGCAAACGGTTTTTTATTTTTGGTCTTTTAGTATTTTTATTAGGTTCAATTTTGTGTGGTACAGCAACAAGCATTGAGCAGCTTAGCGTTTATCGCGCAGTACAAGGCGTGGGAGGCGGAGCGCTTATGCCGATTGCTTTCACAATCGTATTTGATATTTTTCCTCCTGAGAAACGTGGCAAGATGACAGGTCTTCTTGGAGCGGTATTTGGAGTTTCAAGTGTGTGTGGTCCTTTACTGGGTGCTTATATTACAGAGTATATTAGCTGGCAATGGATTTTTTATGTAAATGTACCACTTGGTATTGTGTCTCTTCTTTTAATTATTAAAGCTTATAAAGAATCAACAGAGCGGAAAGAACAAAGGGTGGATTGGGTAGGAGCTGCAACACTTGTTATTGCAGTTGTCAGCTTGATGTTTGCTCTTGAGCTTGGTGGTAAAGAATATAGTTGGCAATCACCACAGATTCTAGGGTTGTTCGGATCTTTTATTTTATTTTTCATTATCTTTATTTTTACAGAACGAAAAGTGTCAGATCCAATCATTTCTTTTTGGATGTTTAAAAACCGTCTTTTTGCAACAGCTCAAATTTTGGCATTCCTTTACGGAGGCACATTTATTATCTTAACAGTATTTATTCCTATCTTTGTTCAAGCTGTTTATGGCGGTTCTGCAACAAATGCAGGGCTGGTATTAACACCCATGATGTTAGGATCTGTTGCAGGAAGCGCAATCGGTGGGGTTTTTCAAACGAAAACAACGTTTCGAAATCTTATGTTTCTTTCAATTGTCTCCTTTGCAGCTGGCATGGTGTTGTTAAGTACAATGACTCCTGAAACAGCAAGATGGATGTTAACTATCTTTATGGTATTAACAGGTTTTGGTGTTGGTTTCTCATTTTCAATTTTACCAACAGCATCAATTGAAAAGCTGGATGTGCGCTACAGAGGATCCGCAAACTCTACAAATTCTTTTGCTCGTTCTCTTGGAATGACAATTGGTGTAACTGTATTTGGAACAATTCAAAGTAGTCACTTTGCAAGCGAATTAAAAGAAAGCTTTGGAAGTGTAGAAAGCAGTGGAGCAATGGCAAATGTTGGAAACCCAAGCGCTCTTTTTGAGGGAAGCGCTCGTGCAATGATTCCAGAGCCGGTTCTATCAAAAATTGTGCATGCTATGTCAACCTCTATTACAGATGCTTTTACATTTGCTCTTATTCCAATTGGTCTTGCTTTTATTACAGTAATTATGATGGGAAAAGCCCGCATAGCTGTAAGAAAGCCTGAAATGAAAGAAAATATACTAAACAAGTAGAAGGCAGAGAGTAGAACTCTCTGCCTTTTTGTTCCTGTGTATAAAGTTGGCGGTCGGTCACAATAAAAGAAAAGGAGGATGGAGAACGTGACCGTAATTACAACATTCAAAGAACGAAGAAGAGAAAAAGAAATGAAGTATGAACGAAAAGTGATGAGCGGAATTTCACTTGAGAAACTATATAAGGAAATGATGCGCTATTTTCAGCCGCTCATGTTTTATTCAACAAAAAATAACCGTTCTGTTGAGGAAGGGTGCTTAGACATAGCAGTTGAAGCTTTCTTGCTTGGAGCAAAATATAGCAGGTTTGGTTATTATGGAGAACAGGAAGAGAAAGTACGTGTAAGATCTGAAAGAGATGGGAAAAAGCTTGTTTCTGCTCTTTTCGATTATCTTTCCTTTTGGACAGAAGATCATTACGAGCTGCCAACAGGTGATGGTTTGTATATGCTTTGTGAAGCCTACGTTGATGACTGGTGGACAGAAGGTTTTCGGTTTGGAAAGAAAAGATATGGCTTAAAATTGTCCTAAAATAATCATAAATCCTCTCCGCTCACCATATAGAAAATAGTAGGTAGGACGAGCGGGGGGAGCACGATGAAAAAAAAGCTTTGGTTAGGGACTGTTATTGTCGTTATCTGTTGTCTTTTTCTAGGCGTTCAGCATTACTTTACAAATAAGGGCTCAATCGGTTCATGGAATCTCCCGTTAAGCGGTAAAATTATTGTCTTAGATGCAGGCCATGGAGGTGCTGACGGGGGGGCAGTTGGTAAAGATGTTTTGGAGAAAGAAGTAACGCTCTCCATTTCCTTGATGATTAGGGATTACCTTCAAGAACAAGGAGCACTTGTTATTATGACGCGTGAAAAAGATGAAGACTTAGCAGACAAAGATACAAAAGGGTATAGCAGACGCAAAGGAGAAGATTTAAGAAAGCGTCTAGAAATTATCAATCATTCCAGTGCTGATATGTATTTAAGTATTCATCTTAATGCAATTCCCTCTCCAAAATGGAGTGGAGCTCAAACGTTTTACAATGGATCAAAAGAAGAAAACAAGAACTTAGCTACATGGATTCAATCGGAATTCAAAGGAAACTTGAATAATACGAATCGAGAAGCAAAAAGAATTCAAAATATTTATCTTGTTGAAAATGCTGATATTCCAGGAGCGCTTGTTGAAGTTGGCTTTCTTTCGAATCCAACAGAGCATGATCTTTTAAAAACAGAAGAATATCAGAAGAAAGTGGCTGCTTCAATCTATAGAGGAATTTTACAGTACTTAACAGCAAAAGCACCTCCGAAAGAGTGAGGTGCTTTTTGTTTGGACTCACGAAACAAAGGGAAAATATGATATAATTCAGTATGTAAACGAATTCAACGGGGAAGGTGAAAATATGCTCACAGAAAAGGAAGTTCACGCACT is a genomic window containing:
- a CDS encoding MDR family MFS transporter, giving the protein MVSKDSQLKLVVTGLLLAILMSAMDNTIVATAMGTIVSDLGGLDKFVWVTSAYMVTVMAGMPIFGKLSDMYGRKRFFIFGLLVFLLGSILCGTATSIEQLSVYRAVQGVGGGALMPIAFTIVFDIFPPEKRGKMTGLLGAVFGVSSVCGPLLGAYITEYISWQWIFYVNVPLGIVSLLLIIKAYKESTERKEQRVDWVGAATLVIAVVSLMFALELGGKEYSWQSPQILGLFGSFILFFIIFIFTERKVSDPIISFWMFKNRLFATAQILAFLYGGTFIILTVFIPIFVQAVYGGSATNAGLVLTPMMLGSVAGSAIGGVFQTKTTFRNLMFLSIVSFAAGMVLLSTMTPETARWMLTIFMVLTGFGVGFSFSILPTASIEKLDVRYRGSANSTNSFARSLGMTIGVTVFGTIQSSHFASELKESFGSVESSGAMANVGNPSALFEGSARAMIPEPVLSKIVHAMSTSITDAFTFALIPIGLAFITVIMMGKARIAVRKPEMKENILNK
- a CDS encoding DUF2521 family protein, with amino-acid sequence MTVITTFKERRREKEMKYERKVMSGISLEKLYKEMMRYFQPLMFYSTKNNRSVEEGCLDIAVEAFLLGAKYSRFGYYGEQEEKVRVRSERDGKKLVSALFDYLSFWTEDHYELPTGDGLYMLCEAYVDDWWTEGFRFGKKRYGLKLS
- the cwlD gene encoding N-acetylmuramoyl-L-alanine amidase CwlD, producing MKKKLWLGTVIVVICCLFLGVQHYFTNKGSIGSWNLPLSGKIIVLDAGHGGADGGAVGKDVLEKEVTLSISLMIRDYLQEQGALVIMTREKDEDLADKDTKGYSRRKGEDLRKRLEIINHSSADMYLSIHLNAIPSPKWSGAQTFYNGSKEENKNLATWIQSEFKGNLNNTNREAKRIQNIYLVENADIPGALVEVGFLSNPTEHDLLKTEEYQKKVAASIYRGILQYLTAKAPPKE